The Denticeps clupeoides chromosome 5, fDenClu1.1, whole genome shotgun sequence genome includes a region encoding these proteins:
- the LOC114790380 gene encoding growth/differentiation factor 8-like → MPLAVYLCVLSAFGSVCVGDAPTLQSLTTEDGEQCSTCEFRHQSKLMRLHTIKTQILSILRLEQAPNISRDMIKQLLPKAPPLQDLLSQYDLQLDDKQAAASEDAGQATTETIITMATEPESVVQINGVPRCCLFSLSPKILPNNILKAQLWIHLRPANEATTVFLQISRLKPVSEGSTRAIIRSMKIEVGAATSSWQSIDMNQLLQSWLKQPETNLGIEIRAFDSKGIDLAVTTEESGAEGLKPFLEVKIAESPKRSKRDSGLDCDEHSPESRCCRYPLTVDFEDFGWDWIIAPKRYKANYCSGECEYMHLQKYPHTHLVNKANPRGTAGPCCTPTKMSPINMLYFNRKEQIIYGKIPSMVVDICGCS, encoded by the exons ATGCCTCTGGCCGTTTACCTGTGCGTGCTCAGCGCGTTTGGGTCGGTGTGTGTCGGCGACGCCCCGACCCTGCAGTCGCTGACGACCGAGGACGGCGAGCAGTGCTCGACGTGCGAGTTCAGGCACCAGAGCAAGCTGATGCGGCTGCACACCATCAAGACCCAGATCCTGAGCATCCTGCGTCTGGAGCAGGCGCCCAACATCAGCAGGGACATGATCAAGCAGCTCCTGCCCAAAGCGCCGCCTTTGCAGGACCTCCTGAGCCAGTACGACCTGCAGCTGGACGACAAACAGGCGGCGGCTTCGGAAGACGCGGGCCAGGCGACCACGGAGACCATCATAACCATGGCCACGGAGC CAGAATCAGTTGTCCAGATCAACGGAGTGCCGAGATGCTGTTTATTTTCTCTTAGTCCGAAGATTTTACCGAACAACATACTGAAGGCGCAGCTTTGGATCCACCTCAGGCCCGCCAACGAGGCCACTACCGTCTTCCTGCAAATCTCGCGCCTCAAGCCGGTCTCGGAGGGCAGTACGCGGGCAATCATTCGATCCATGAAGATCGAAGTAGGTGCAGCGACCAGCTCGTGGCAGAGCATCGACATGAACCAGCTACTCCAGTCCTGGCTCAAACAACCAGAGACGAACCTCGGGATCGAGATCAGAGCTTTCGACTCGAAAGGAATCGACTTGGCCGTGACTACTGAAGAGTCGGGAGCCGAGGGACTG AAACCCTTCCTGGAGGTGAAAATAGCAGAGAGCCCAAAGCGTTCCAAGCGGGATTCTGGTCTCGACTGTGACGAACATTCCCCTGAGTCCAGATGCTGCCGCTACCCTTTGACGGTGGACTTTGAAGACTTTGGCTGGGACTGGATTATTGCCCCTAAACGCTACAAAGCCAATTACTGTTCAGGCGAGTGTGAATACATGCACCTGCAGAAGTACCCGCACACCCACCTGGTGAACAAAGCCAACCCGCGGGGTACCGCTGGACCCTGCTGCACCCCCACCAAGATGTCTCCCATCAACATGCTCTACTTTAACCGCAAGGAGCAGATCATCTACGGCAAAATTCCCTCCATGGTGGTTGACATCTGTGGATGCTCCTGA